From a single Hippoglossus stenolepis isolate QCI-W04-F060 chromosome 2, HSTE1.2, whole genome shotgun sequence genomic region:
- the psmd12 gene encoding 26S proteasome non-ATPase regulatory subunit 12 — protein sequence MAANMTEDRPERSDGKIVKMEVDYSATVDTRLPESEKMAKEGKLQEAVDNLLSLEKQTRTASDMVSTSRILVAVVQMCYEAKDWDALNENIMLLTKRRSQLKQAVAKMVQECYKYVDSVTDLAIKLRLIDTLRTVTAGKIYVEIERARLTKTLAGIKEQSGEVKEAAAILQELQVETYGSMSKKEKAEFILEQMRLCIAVKDYIRTQIISKKISTKFFQEEGSEELKLKYYNLMIQVDQHEGSYLSICKHYRAIYDTPCILEDSSKWQQALKSVVLYVILSPYDNEQSDLVHRISEDKKLEEIPKYKDLLKQFTTMELMRWAALVEDYGKELREGSTDSPATDVFASSEEGEKRWKDLKNRVVEHNIRIMAKYYTRISMKRMAGLLDLSIDESEEFLSSLVVNKTIYAKVDRMAGIINFQRPKDPNDLLNDWSHKLNSLMSLVNKTTHLIAKEEMIHNLQ from the exons ATGGCTGCAAACATGACCGAGGATCGACCCGAGCGATCCGACGGCAAGATCGTGAAGATGGAGGTCGACTACAGTGCGACTGTGGACACGCGTCTCCCGGAGAGCGAGAAAATGGCCAAA gaggggAAACTACAGGAGGCCGTTGACAACTTGTTGTCATTGGAGAAACAAACTAGAACA GCATCAGACATGGTGTCCACCTCCAGAATACTCGTTGCGGTGGTTCAGATGTGTTATGAAGCCAAGGACTGGGACGCactgaatgaaaacatcatGTTGCTCACCAAAAGGAGGAGTCAGCTCAAACAG GCTGTTGCCAAAATGGTCCAAGAATGTTACAAGTATGTGGATTCTGTGACCGATCTGGCCATCAAGCTGAGACTCATAGACACCCTTCGCACAGTGACAGCTGGCAAG ATCTACGTTGAGATTGAACGTGCCAGGCTGACAAAGACCTTGGCCGGTATCAAGGAGCAGAGCGGTGAGGTGAAAGAAGCTGCTGCCATTCTTCAGGAACTTCAG GTGGAGACATATGGCTCCATGTCGAAAAAGGAGAAGGCGGAGTTTATCTTGGAACAGATGAGGCTCTGCATTGCTGTCAAGGATTACATTCGCACCCAGATCATCAGCAAGAAGATTAGCACCAAATTCTTCCAAGAGGAGGGCAGTGAG GAGTTGAAGCTCAAGTATTACAACCTGATGATTCAGGTGGACCAGCACGAGGGTTCCTATCTGTCTATCTGCAAACACTACCGGGCCATTTATGACACGCCCTGCATCTTGGAGGACAGCAGCAAGTGGCAACAG GCCCTGAAGAGTGTGGTGCTGTACGTGATTCTTTCTCCTTACGACAATGAGCAGTCAGACCTCGTGCACAGAATCAGTGAAGACAAGAAACTGGAGGAAATCCCCAAATACAA GGACCTTCTGAAGCAGTTTACCACTATGGAGCTGATGCGCTGGGCTGCACTGGTGGAAGATTATGGGAAGGAGCTGAGAGAGGGCTCAACTGACAGCCCCGCCACAGACGTCTTTGCTTCttcagaggagggggagaaaaggtgGAAGGATCTGAAGAACAGAGTGGTGGAGCAT AACATCAGAATAATGGCCAAATATTACACCAGAATCTCAATGAAGAGGATGGCTGGACTCCTGGACCTCTCCATTGAT GAATCTGAAGAGTTCCTCTCCAGCCTCGTTGTGAACAAGACCATCTACGCAAAGGTCGACCGAATGGCCGGCATCATCAACTTCCAGAGGCCAAAAGACCCCAACGACCTGCTCAACGACTGGTCGCACAAACTCAACTCTCTCATGTCTCTGGTCAACAAGACCACTCATCTCATTGCCAAGGAGGAGATGATCCACAACCTGCAGTGA